CACGTTCACCGCGATGATCGGGTTCTCGGGGCCCAGGCTCGGGCCGCCCGCGAGCGTCAGCGCGGTCGCGAGGACCAGCCCCGGCAGCACGGCGGGCGGCAGCACGGGAGCGTCCAGACCGGTGGTGGCCGGATCGGGACCGGCGTGCCCGGGCACCTTCCACACCACCAGACCCACGGCCACCCCGGTCGCGGTGAGCATGACCAGCATCCACAGCACGGAGTAGCGGCCCACCCCCAGCGCGTCCGGCAGGGTCCGCCACAGCACGTGCTGGAGCTCCTCGGCCGCCGCGCTCACCCCGAGGAGCAGCAGACTCGCGCCCACCCCGACGACGAAAGCAGGGAGGATCAGCGGCAGCAGCGCGCGGGCCGGGGTCGCCGGGGCGGCGGATGCCTGCTGCGCGGTGTCCTGGGCCACGGGCACACGATAAGCGGACAAAACGGTCGGGACATCCGGAGATGTTCATGCCGGGCTTGCACCTCACGCGGCGTGAGGAGCCACCGTGGAGCGCGTACCGAGAAGGGAGCGGACGAAGTGAGCTACTCCGTGGGACAGGTCGCGGGCTTCGCCGGCGTCACGGTGCGCACGCTGCACCACTACGACGACATCGGCCTGCTCGTGCCCAGCGAGCGCAGCCACGCGGGCCACCGGCGCTACAGCGACGCCGACCTTGACCGGCTGCAGCAGATCCTGTTCTACCGCGAGCTCGGCTTCCCGCTCGACGAGGTCGCCGCCCTGCTCGACGACCCGGCCGCGGACCCGCGCGCGCATCTGCGCCGCCAGCACGAGCTGCTGACCGCCCGGATCGAGAAGCTGCAGAAGATGGCGGCGGCCGTGGAGCACGCCATGGAGGCACGCACGATGGGGATCAATCTCACGCCGGAGGAGAAGTTCGAGGTGTTCGGGGACAAGGACCCGGAGCAGTACGCGCAGGAGGCGGAACAGCGCTGGGTCGGCACGGAGGCGTACGCCGAGTCGCAGCGCCGCGCAGCCCGCTACACCAAGGACGACTGGAAACGCATGCAGGCCGAGGTCGCCGACTGGGGCGAGCGCTACGACGCCCTGATGGCCGCCGGTGACGCACCGACCTCCCCGGCGGCCATGGACATGGCCGAGGAACACCGGCGGCACATCTGCGCCTGGTTCTACGACTGCCCGTACGAGATGCACCAGGGCCTGGCCGAGATGTACGTGTCGGACGAGCGCTTCAAGGCGTTCTACGACTCCATGCGCCCCGGTCTCGCCGAGCACCTCAGGGACGCGATCGGGGCGAACGCGGCCCGCCACACTGCTTAGGCCACGCCACGCCCAGCCCCTGACCCGGGGTCTACTCCCGGGTCAGGACCACCGCCGTGCCGTAGGCGCACACCTCCGTGCCGACGTCCGCCGCCTCCGTCACGTCGAAGCGGAACATCAGCACGGCGTTCGCCCCACGCGCGCGTGCCTGCTCGACGAGCCGCTCCATGGCCTGGTTGCGGGTCTGCACCAGCGTCTTCGTGAGCCCCTTGAGCTCACCGCCGACCATCGACTTCAGCCCGGCACCGATCTGGCTGCCGATGTGCCGGGAGCGCACGGTCAACCCGAAGACCTCGCCCAGCACCTCCTGGACCCGGTGGCCGGGTACGTCGTTCGTCGTCACCACGAGCACGTCTGGCTGGGGCCCCTGGCCACCGCCGTATTCGTCAATACCCATGGCTCACAGCTTTGTCCCAGACCGGGCACAGTGCATCCTGGGGAGCCGCATGGAACCTGGGCCATCACGGCTGCGTTGATACTTTGGGCAGCCAGTCCCAGCCCGCACCCACACGCAGGAGCCACAATCCCGTGACCACGCT
This portion of the Streptomyces canus genome encodes:
- a CDS encoding MerR family transcriptional regulator, with amino-acid sequence MSYSVGQVAGFAGVTVRTLHHYDDIGLLVPSERSHAGHRRYSDADLDRLQQILFYRELGFPLDEVAALLDDPAADPRAHLRRQHELLTARIEKLQKMAAAVEHAMEARTMGINLTPEEKFEVFGDKDPEQYAQEAEQRWVGTEAYAESQRRAARYTKDDWKRMQAEVADWGERYDALMAAGDAPTSPAAMDMAEEHRRHICAWFYDCPYEMHQGLAEMYVSDERFKAFYDSMRPGLAEHLRDAIGANAARHTA
- a CDS encoding YbjQ family protein gives rise to the protein MGIDEYGGGQGPQPDVLVVTTNDVPGHRVQEVLGEVFGLTVRSRHIGSQIGAGLKSMVGGELKGLTKTLVQTRNQAMERLVEQARARGANAVLMFRFDVTEAADVGTEVCAYGTAVVLTRE